One genomic region from Arthrobacter sp. YN encodes:
- a CDS encoding RNA-binding protein, with product MLAEALEHLVRGIVDSPEDVKVSAKNNRRGESLEVRVHQEDLGRVIGRQGRTARALRTVVAALAGGEQVRVDVVDTDRRR from the coding sequence TTGCTGGCAGAAGCGCTCGAGCACTTGGTCCGTGGGATCGTTGACAGCCCTGAGGATGTCAAGGTCAGTGCCAAGAACAACCGCCGCGGGGAATCCCTTGAGGTGCGTGTTCACCAGGAGGACCTCGGACGGGTGATCGGCCGCCAAGGACGCACCGCACGCGCATTGCGCACAGTGGTTGCAGCTTTGGCTGGTGGCGAGCAGGTCAGGGTCGACGTCGTCGACACCGACCGCCGCCGGTAA
- the rimM gene encoding ribosome maturation factor RimM (Essential for efficient processing of 16S rRNA) — MQLQVARIGKPHGIRGEVTVQVLTDAPSERFVAGTEFIVEPASAGPLTIRSARWNKDILLLGFDEIADRNEAEVIRGAKLFIETEELDDEDDDEGWYEHELVGLEARVGSQVVGKVAALNTMPVQDLLMVKTDDGKEILVPFVEEIVPEVNVEDGYILITPPAGLFEVNDDSSEEPKDGAGDEA; from the coding sequence ATGCAGCTCCAGGTGGCCCGGATCGGCAAACCCCATGGCATCCGCGGCGAGGTGACCGTCCAGGTACTCACCGACGCCCCTTCCGAGCGATTCGTCGCAGGAACCGAGTTCATTGTGGAACCGGCATCGGCTGGCCCGTTGACCATCCGCAGTGCCCGGTGGAACAAGGACATCCTGCTGCTGGGCTTCGACGAGATCGCCGACCGCAACGAAGCGGAAGTCATCCGTGGGGCGAAGCTCTTCATCGAGACCGAAGAGCTTGACGACGAAGACGACGACGAAGGCTGGTACGAGCACGAACTGGTCGGCCTCGAGGCGCGGGTTGGTTCGCAGGTTGTTGGCAAGGTGGCCGCCCTCAATACCATGCCCGTCCAGGACCTGCTGATGGTCAAGACGGACGACGGCAAGGAAATCCTGGTTCCCTTCGTCGAGGAGATCGTTCCCGAGGTCAATGTCGAGGACGGGTACATCCTGATCACCCCGCCGGCCGGCCTCTTCGAGGTCAACGACGACTCATCCGAGGAGCCCAAGGACGGCGCGGGGGATGAAGCCTGA
- the rplS gene encoding 50S ribosomal protein L19 has product MHILDSVDAASLRNDVPEFRAGDTLKVHVNIIEGKNSRVQVFQGFVLGRQGDGVRETFTVRKVSFGVGVERTFPVHSPIIDKIEVVTKGDVRRAKLYYMRALRGKAAKIKEKRDFAK; this is encoded by the coding sequence ATGCATATCCTCGATAGCGTAGATGCAGCCTCGCTGCGTAACGATGTTCCTGAGTTCCGCGCGGGTGACACCCTCAAGGTTCACGTCAACATCATCGAAGGCAAGAACTCCCGTGTCCAGGTATTCCAGGGCTTCGTCCTGGGCCGCCAGGGTGACGGCGTTCGCGAAACCTTCACCGTGCGCAAGGTTTCCTTCGGTGTCGGCGTAGAGCGTACCTTCCCGGTACACTCCCCGATCATCGACAAGATCGAGGTCGTCACCAAGGGTGACGTCCGCCGCGCCAAGCTTTACTACATGCGCGCACTGCGCGGTAAGGCTGCGAAGATCAAGGAAAAGCGCGACTTCGCCAAGTAA
- the ffh gene encoding signal recognition particle protein: protein MFNSLSDRLTATFKNLRGKGRLTEADVDATVREIRRALLDADVAVSVVREFTGRVRERALGAEVSGALNPSQQIVKIVNEELVEILGGETRRIRLAKNGPTIIMLAGLQGAGKTTLAGKLSKWLKAQGHSPMLVACDLQRPNAVTQLQVVGQRAGVPVFAPHPGATSELEHPAGDPVAVAKAGVEEARQKLHDVVIVDTAGRLGVDAEMMDQARRIRQAIIPNEVLFVIDSMIGQDAVNTAMAFDEGVNFTGIVLSKLDGDARGGAALSVASVTGKPVMFASTGEGLDDFELFHPDRMASRILDMGDVLTLIEQAEKAWDKDEAARMAKKFADQEDFTLDDFLAQMQQIRNMGSMKKMLMMMPGAQNIRQQLENFDEKEIDRVEAIVRSMTPHERVAPKIINGSRRARIAKGSGVHVSEVNGLLERFAQAQKMMKKLAQGGGMPGMPGMPGLGGPGGGRKGGKNAPKKKARSGNPAKAAQELRDAEAKRANAASAAPSGAAFGQGAADFDPSSLNLPKGFDKFLGK, encoded by the coding sequence GTGTTCAATTCACTCTCTGACCGGTTGACAGCAACCTTCAAGAACCTTCGTGGCAAGGGCCGCCTCACCGAGGCTGATGTTGATGCCACAGTCCGGGAGATCCGCCGCGCCCTGCTGGACGCGGATGTTGCAGTATCCGTGGTCCGTGAGTTCACCGGCCGCGTCCGCGAACGTGCCCTGGGCGCCGAGGTTTCGGGTGCGTTGAACCCGAGCCAGCAGATCGTCAAGATCGTCAACGAGGAACTCGTGGAGATCCTCGGTGGCGAGACCCGCCGGATCCGCCTGGCCAAGAACGGCCCCACCATCATCATGCTCGCAGGGCTCCAGGGTGCAGGTAAGACCACCCTCGCCGGCAAGCTGTCCAAGTGGCTCAAGGCCCAGGGCCACAGCCCCATGCTGGTTGCTTGCGATCTCCAGCGCCCCAACGCCGTCACCCAGCTCCAAGTGGTGGGCCAGCGCGCCGGCGTCCCGGTGTTCGCTCCACACCCTGGTGCCACCTCCGAGCTCGAGCATCCAGCAGGCGACCCCGTAGCCGTCGCGAAGGCCGGCGTCGAGGAAGCGCGCCAGAAGCTCCACGACGTCGTGATCGTTGATACCGCCGGCCGTCTTGGTGTCGACGCCGAGATGATGGACCAGGCCCGCCGGATCCGCCAGGCCATCATCCCCAACGAAGTTCTCTTCGTGATCGACTCCATGATCGGCCAGGACGCCGTCAATACGGCGATGGCGTTTGATGAAGGCGTCAACTTCACGGGCATCGTCCTGTCCAAGCTCGACGGCGACGCCCGCGGTGGTGCCGCGCTGTCGGTTGCGTCCGTGACCGGTAAGCCGGTGATGTTCGCCTCCACAGGTGAAGGCCTGGACGACTTCGAGCTCTTCCACCCGGACCGCATGGCTTCCCGCATCCTTGACATGGGTGACGTCCTTACCCTGATCGAACAAGCTGAGAAGGCCTGGGACAAGGACGAAGCCGCCCGGATGGCGAAGAAGTTCGCCGACCAGGAAGACTTCACCCTGGACGACTTCCTCGCCCAGATGCAGCAGATCCGCAACATGGGCTCCATGAAGAAGATGCTCATGATGATGCCGGGTGCGCAGAACATCCGTCAGCAGCTGGAGAACTTCGATGAGAAGGAGATCGACCGCGTCGAAGCAATCGTCCGGTCCATGACGCCGCACGAACGCGTCGCTCCCAAGATCATCAACGGCTCACGCCGCGCCCGTATCGCCAAGGGTTCTGGCGTCCACGTGTCCGAGGTCAATGGCCTGCTGGAGCGCTTTGCCCAGGCCCAGAAGATGATGAAGAAACTTGCCCAGGGCGGCGGCATGCCCGGGATGCCCGGGATGCCCGGCCTTGGAGGGCCAGGCGGAGGCCGCAAGGGCGGCAAGAATGCGCCCAAGAAGAAGGCGCGTTCCGGTAACCCTGCCAAAGCGGCACAGGAGTTGCGCGATGCCGAAGCCAAGCGGGCGAACGCAGCCTCGGCTGCACCGTCGGGCGCGGCTTTCGGCCAGGGGGCGGCAGACTTCGATCCCTCATCGCTCAACCTTCCCAAGGGCTTCGACAAGTTCCTCGGCAAATAG
- a CDS encoding alpha/beta fold hydrolase, whose protein sequence is MHKQRVVFVHGLGSFGAAAWPKQHGMALAYDALFLRRHGFDAAAEPVGSSVAADVAIVINALADTGGGHVVAHEQGAISAMLAAIERPDLVHSLSLVEPACLSLTAELPATASHRALMEPLFDVRSQLNDADYQREYYRRAFSAETGGLDTPEARRSARRLRLQAPPWEAPLHIVPGVPTLVLTGGWEPLYEEIAGYLQETGALRRVAAGGHRPQDSVDGDHIIRSFVGDVGRAMSVQAS, encoded by the coding sequence ATGCATAAGCAGCGCGTAGTCTTCGTTCACGGCCTGGGCAGCTTCGGTGCTGCGGCATGGCCGAAACAGCACGGCATGGCCCTCGCTTATGATGCGCTGTTCCTGCGCCGGCATGGCTTTGACGCTGCAGCCGAGCCCGTGGGATCCAGCGTTGCCGCGGACGTTGCCATCGTCATCAATGCCTTGGCGGATACGGGTGGTGGCCACGTCGTTGCGCACGAGCAAGGCGCCATCTCCGCCATGCTTGCTGCCATCGAACGTCCGGACCTGGTGCACTCGCTGAGCTTGGTTGAGCCTGCTTGTTTATCCCTGACAGCCGAGCTTCCAGCCACAGCCTCCCACCGTGCCCTGATGGAACCGCTGTTCGATGTACGGAGCCAGCTCAACGACGCCGACTATCAACGGGAGTACTACCGCCGGGCGTTTTCTGCCGAAACGGGGGGATTGGATACTCCCGAAGCGCGGCGTTCCGCCCGCAGGCTCAGGCTCCAGGCCCCGCCATGGGAGGCTCCGCTGCACATCGTGCCCGGCGTCCCCACATTGGTCCTCACGGGTGGGTGGGAACCCCTGTACGAGGAAATCGCCGGTTATCTCCAGGAAACCGGAGCCCTCCGCCGTGTTGCTGCGGGAGGACACCGGCCCCAGGATTCAGTGGACGGCGATCACATCATCCGCTCATTTGTTGGCGACGTTGGACGGGCCATGTCAGTTCAGGCTTCTTGA
- the trmD gene encoding tRNA (guanosine(37)-N1)-methyltransferase TrmD, which translates to MRIDVVSIFPEYLAPLELSLIGKARQDGLLELNVHDLRAFTTDKHRTVDDTPYGGGAGMVMKPEPWAQALESVAGGREDSKPVLIVPSPAGERFNQALAYELAEEEQLVFACGRYEGIDERVIDWAQDHFTVRPVSLGDYVLNGGEVAVLAIVEAIGRLLPGVVGNPESLVEESHSDGLLEYPVYTKPSAWRDHDVPAVLLSGNHGKIAQWRRHEQFRRTAERRPDLLEAFDAGALSRADRNALADLGYDVVDGRLRPRPGGDAAI; encoded by the coding sequence ATGAGGATTGATGTTGTCAGCATCTTCCCGGAGTACCTTGCACCGTTGGAGCTTTCGCTCATAGGGAAAGCCCGCCAGGACGGTCTGCTGGAACTCAACGTCCACGACTTGCGCGCGTTCACCACGGACAAGCACAGAACTGTGGACGACACGCCCTATGGTGGCGGCGCAGGGATGGTGATGAAGCCGGAACCGTGGGCCCAGGCCCTCGAATCAGTGGCCGGTGGCCGCGAAGACTCCAAGCCGGTACTTATTGTTCCGTCGCCGGCGGGGGAGCGGTTCAACCAGGCCCTCGCCTATGAGCTCGCCGAGGAAGAGCAGCTTGTCTTCGCCTGTGGACGGTATGAAGGCATTGACGAACGCGTCATCGACTGGGCGCAGGACCACTTCACTGTCCGGCCCGTCAGCCTCGGTGATTACGTGCTCAACGGCGGCGAAGTTGCCGTGCTGGCCATTGTCGAGGCCATCGGCCGGCTCCTTCCCGGCGTGGTGGGAAACCCTGAATCCCTGGTGGAAGAGTCCCATTCGGACGGCCTCCTGGAGTACCCCGTCTACACCAAGCCGTCCGCGTGGCGCGACCATGACGTCCCTGCTGTCCTGCTGAGCGGCAACCACGGAAAGATCGCCCAATGGCGGCGCCACGAGCAATTCCGGCGGACCGCAGAGCGCCGGCCGGACCTTTTGGAAGCATTCGACGCCGGTGCCTTGAGCCGCGCTGACCGCAACGCCCTCGCTGACCTCGGGTACGACGTCGTCGACGGTCGCTTGCGTCCCCGGCCCGGTGGCGACGCCGCAATCTGA
- the lepB gene encoding signal peptidase I, translating to MDTSERQPRKQGWRFVFLALVLAVAISGLVRSLWLDVYYIPSESMEPLLGAGDRILVSRTAFTSEPIRRGDIVVFDGRGSFAPLSSGQGPFVDAVSAASQWFGLTGSDTTYVKRVIGVAGDRVQCCDSSGYLTVNGQPVEEPYVYPGDEPSKQKFDVVVPEGRLWLMGDHRSRSADSRGLLGAPGGGMVPVERVIGRPVQIIWPLDRFAEMPRSTQAETSKNGQ from the coding sequence ATGGACACATCAGAACGCCAGCCCCGGAAACAGGGCTGGCGTTTTGTTTTCCTGGCGCTGGTCCTCGCTGTAGCCATCAGCGGACTGGTCCGGTCCTTGTGGCTGGACGTTTACTACATCCCGTCCGAATCCATGGAACCCCTCCTCGGGGCAGGGGACAGGATCCTGGTGTCACGGACAGCCTTTACCTCCGAGCCGATCCGCCGCGGTGACATCGTGGTCTTCGACGGCCGTGGCTCGTTCGCTCCGCTGAGCAGCGGCCAAGGCCCTTTTGTTGACGCCGTCTCGGCTGCAAGCCAGTGGTTTGGACTGACCGGCAGTGACACCACCTATGTCAAGCGGGTCATCGGCGTTGCAGGGGACCGGGTCCAATGCTGCGATTCCAGCGGCTACCTCACAGTCAACGGCCAGCCGGTTGAGGAACCCTATGTGTATCCAGGGGATGAACCCAGCAAGCAAAAATTCGACGTCGTGGTACCCGAGGGCCGCCTGTGGCTGATGGGCGACCATCGCTCTCGCTCTGCGGACTCCCGGGGACTGCTGGGTGCACCGGGTGGCGGCATGGTTCCTGTGGAACGCGTGATCGGACGACCGGTCCAGATCATCTGGCCACTTGATAGATTTGCAGAGATGCCTCGCTCTACGCAGGCCGAAACATCGAAGAACGGACAGTAG
- a CDS encoding VOC family protein, translating into MTTPLSQDLLPAELTMGTVMLKVGDMTVMSDYYQRALGLDVVAEQDGGLYLGRVGKPVVHLAPASGLQIPGRGEAGLFHTAILFHDQPSLAATIATAAEYEPRAFAGSADHLVSEAFYFTDPEGNGIELYYDKPRELWQWDGKNVVMDNVALPPQRFLQQHLSEAAVTGQRGAAAGIGHVHLQVGDVATAQHFYVETLGFERTAGWHGQALFVSAGGYHHHMAMNVWNSRGAGPRKDTLGLGEVLIEVPNADDVAALADRLKIAGVQNHHTGAELQFEDPWRNKLRVAVR; encoded by the coding sequence ATGACCACACCACTCAGCCAGGATCTTCTGCCTGCCGAACTGACCATGGGCACCGTCATGCTCAAGGTCGGCGACATGACGGTCATGAGCGACTACTATCAGCGTGCCCTTGGCCTCGACGTCGTCGCCGAGCAGGATGGCGGGCTCTATCTGGGGCGGGTCGGAAAGCCCGTGGTGCACCTTGCTCCGGCCTCCGGGCTCCAGATTCCAGGCCGCGGGGAGGCCGGCCTGTTCCACACGGCCATTCTGTTCCACGACCAGCCTTCATTGGCTGCCACCATCGCCACCGCCGCCGAGTACGAGCCCCGCGCGTTCGCGGGCAGCGCCGACCATCTGGTCAGCGAAGCGTTCTACTTTACCGATCCTGAAGGCAATGGCATTGAGCTCTACTACGACAAGCCGCGTGAACTCTGGCAGTGGGATGGCAAAAATGTGGTGATGGACAATGTTGCCTTGCCTCCGCAGCGATTCCTCCAGCAGCACCTGAGCGAAGCCGCGGTGACCGGACAGCGCGGGGCGGCGGCCGGAATCGGACACGTCCACCTGCAAGTGGGTGACGTCGCAACCGCCCAGCACTTCTACGTGGAAACCCTGGGCTTTGAGCGGACAGCGGGCTGGCATGGCCAGGCGTTGTTCGTTTCCGCCGGCGGCTACCACCACCACATGGCCATGAACGTGTGGAACAGCCGTGGCGCCGGGCCCCGCAAGGACACGCTGGGCCTGGGGGAAGTGCTCATTGAGGTCCCCAACGCCGACGACGTAGCGGCACTGGCGGATCGCTTGAAGATCGCGGGGGTGCAGAACCACCACACCGGCGCCGAACTTCAGTTCGAAGATCCGTGGCGGAACAAACTGCGGGTCGCCGTTCGCTAA
- a CDS encoding amidohydrolase family protein, translated as MAKIIEFTGPVLVSRNDQRHGMWSVDGTLTFVRPATAPDHVLEGWVLPGFVDAHCHIGLGVGGAVDEQTTLAQAQADLDAGTLLIRDAGSPSDTRWVQQRPDVPRLIRAGRHIARSRRYLRGLGHEIEPDQLVETVRKEARDGDGWVKLVGDWIDRGVGDLAASFPAKIVKDAISAAHDEGARVTAHCFAEDTVDDMLDAGIDCIEHATGLLPRHIPRLVEQSVPIVPTLVNIATFPDIAAQAALKFPDYADHMVRLWEGRRERVLEAFEAGVAIYAGTDAGSVIKHGRIADEMKELHDAGLPPAAVLDAAAWRAREWLGAEGISEGASADVVLCSGDPRTQLETVSHLRHIVLRGSLVG; from the coding sequence ATGGCCAAGATCATCGAATTCACCGGACCGGTGCTCGTGTCTCGGAACGACCAGCGCCACGGGATGTGGTCCGTGGACGGCACCTTGACGTTTGTGCGCCCCGCGACGGCACCGGACCACGTACTGGAGGGCTGGGTCCTCCCGGGCTTTGTTGATGCCCACTGCCACATCGGTTTGGGAGTGGGCGGCGCCGTTGACGAGCAGACCACCCTTGCCCAGGCCCAGGCTGACCTCGACGCCGGGACGCTGCTGATCCGGGATGCCGGATCACCCAGTGACACCCGTTGGGTCCAGCAACGTCCGGACGTGCCGCGGCTGATCCGGGCCGGTAGGCATATTGCCCGCAGCCGGCGGTACCTCCGCGGTTTGGGGCATGAAATCGAACCCGACCAACTCGTGGAGACCGTCCGGAAGGAAGCCCGGGATGGAGACGGGTGGGTCAAGTTGGTGGGGGACTGGATCGACCGTGGCGTGGGTGACCTCGCCGCCTCTTTCCCCGCCAAAATCGTCAAGGACGCCATCTCTGCCGCCCACGATGAAGGTGCCCGGGTGACGGCCCATTGCTTTGCCGAGGACACAGTGGACGACATGCTGGATGCCGGCATCGACTGCATCGAACATGCCACGGGCCTGCTGCCGCGACACATTCCGCGCTTGGTGGAGCAGTCCGTGCCGATCGTTCCCACTTTGGTCAACATCGCGACTTTCCCGGACATTGCTGCCCAGGCTGCCCTGAAGTTTCCTGACTATGCGGACCACATGGTGCGGCTTTGGGAGGGGCGGCGCGAGCGTGTGCTGGAGGCCTTCGAGGCCGGTGTGGCCATTTATGCGGGCACGGACGCCGGCAGCGTGATCAAGCACGGCAGGATCGCCGACGAAATGAAGGAGCTGCACGACGCCGGCCTGCCGCCGGCCGCGGTCTTGGACGCCGCGGCGTGGCGCGCCCGGGAGTGGCTGGGAGCCGAGGGCATCAGCGAAGGGGCCAGTGCCGACGTCGTGCTGTGTTCCGGGGATCCCAGGACACAGCTGGAGACTGTTTCCCACCTCCGGCACATCGTTCTGCGCGGTTCCTTGGTCGGTTAG
- the thiC gene encoding phosphomethylpyrimidine synthase ThiC: MSTTKTQHSPAQNQSDSRAKTPESVTQSLKSHSLAYLEDPDHGIRVPVTEIALEPSPNGQANPPFQVYRTAGPGSDPIVGLEPFRAPWIEARGDTVAYRGRERNLLDDGKSAVRRGAASAEWKGTQPVPRRAVEGKTVTQMHYAKQGTVTPEMQFVALRENCDVELVRSEVAAGRAIIPNNINHPESEPMIIGKAFLVKINANIGNSAVTSSITEEVDKLQWATQWGADTVMDLSTGDDIHTTREWIIRNSPVPIGTVPIYQALEKVNGEANKLTWEIFRDTVIEQCEQGVDYMTIHAGVLLRYVPLTANRVTGIVSRGGSIMAGWCLAHHQENFLYTHFDELCEIFAQYDVAFSLGDGLRPGATADANDAAQFAELDTLAELTQRAWDFDVQVMVEGPGHVPFHLVRENVERQQELCKGAPFYTLGPLVTDVAPGYDHITSAIGATEIARYGTAMLCYVTPKEHLGLPNKDDVKTGVITYKIAAHAADLAKGHPGAHERDDALSKARFEFRWRDQFALSLDPVTAEAFHDETLPAEPAKTAHFCSMCGPKFCSMRISQDIRDEYGSEEAQTAIAEMYSGMRGKSQEFLASGGKVYLPELQVPGSPDTLEAGSRSLN, from the coding sequence TTGAGCACCACCAAAACACAGCACAGCCCTGCCCAAAACCAGTCCGACTCCCGCGCCAAGACGCCGGAATCCGTGACCCAATCGCTGAAATCCCATTCATTGGCCTACCTCGAGGACCCGGACCACGGGATCCGGGTGCCCGTCACAGAAATCGCCTTGGAGCCGTCTCCCAACGGCCAAGCCAACCCGCCGTTCCAGGTGTACCGCACGGCGGGTCCCGGCAGTGATCCCATTGTGGGGCTTGAGCCTTTCCGCGCTCCATGGATCGAAGCCCGCGGTGACACCGTGGCTTACCGCGGACGGGAACGAAACCTGCTGGATGACGGCAAGTCAGCGGTTCGGCGCGGGGCAGCATCAGCGGAGTGGAAGGGCACCCAACCGGTGCCCCGCCGCGCCGTCGAAGGTAAAACCGTCACGCAGATGCACTACGCCAAGCAGGGCACGGTGACTCCCGAGATGCAGTTCGTCGCGCTGCGGGAGAACTGCGACGTTGAGCTGGTCCGCAGCGAGGTTGCCGCAGGACGGGCGATCATTCCGAACAACATCAACCACCCCGAGTCAGAGCCGATGATCATCGGCAAGGCCTTCCTGGTGAAGATCAACGCCAACATCGGCAACTCAGCCGTGACGAGCTCCATCACGGAGGAGGTGGACAAACTGCAGTGGGCCACCCAATGGGGTGCCGATACCGTCATGGATCTCTCCACTGGGGACGACATCCACACCACCCGGGAGTGGATCATCCGCAACTCCCCGGTCCCGATCGGGACGGTCCCCATCTACCAGGCGCTGGAGAAGGTCAACGGCGAGGCGAACAAGCTGACGTGGGAGATTTTCCGGGACACGGTCATCGAACAATGCGAGCAGGGCGTGGACTACATGACCATCCACGCCGGCGTGCTCCTGCGCTATGTGCCGTTGACCGCCAACCGGGTCACGGGAATTGTCTCCCGTGGCGGGTCGATCATGGCGGGTTGGTGCTTGGCGCACCACCAGGAGAACTTCCTCTACACGCACTTTGACGAGCTCTGCGAAATCTTCGCCCAGTACGACGTCGCATTCTCCCTGGGCGACGGCCTGCGCCCGGGTGCAACCGCCGATGCCAACGACGCAGCCCAGTTCGCCGAGTTGGATACCCTCGCCGAGCTGACACAGCGGGCGTGGGACTTCGATGTGCAGGTGATGGTGGAAGGACCTGGCCACGTGCCGTTCCACCTGGTCCGGGAAAATGTGGAACGCCAGCAGGAACTGTGCAAGGGAGCCCCTTTCTACACCCTTGGGCCCTTGGTCACGGATGTCGCTCCTGGTTATGACCACATCACCTCAGCCATCGGCGCCACCGAGATCGCCAGGTACGGCACCGCCATGCTGTGTTACGTGACGCCCAAGGAACATTTGGGCCTTCCCAATAAGGACGACGTCAAGACCGGTGTCATCACGTACAAGATCGCAGCCCACGCCGCCGACCTCGCCAAGGGCCATCCCGGGGCCCACGAGCGAGACGATGCCTTGTCCAAGGCCAGATTCGAGTTCCGTTGGCGTGACCAGTTTGCCCTCTCCCTGGACCCCGTCACAGCAGAAGCCTTCCACGACGAAACGCTGCCGGCAGAACCGGCCAAGACCGCCCATTTCTGTTCCATGTGCGGCCCCAAGTTCTGTTCGATGCGCATCAGCCAGGACATCCGTGACGAATACGGGTCAGAAGAGGCGCAGACAGCCATTGCGGAAATGTACAGCGGCATGCGCGGGAAGAGCCAGGAATTCCTGGCATCGGGCGGAAAGGTCTATTTGCCGGAACTTCAGGTACCCGGCAGCCCGGACACGCTTGAGGCCGGCTCAAGAAGCCTGAACTGA
- the rpsP gene encoding 30S ribosomal protein S16, which produces MAVKIRLKRFGKMRAPYYRIVVMDARAKRDGRAIEEIGKYHPTEEPSYIEVASERAQYWLSVGAQPTEQVAAILKITGDWQKFKGLPGQEGTLKTKAPKEAFVAPEKGSVIIPEAITKKAKKDEAEAPAEAEAETTEAE; this is translated from the coding sequence GTGGCCGTAAAGATTCGCCTTAAGCGCTTCGGTAAGATGCGCGCACCGTACTACCGCATTGTCGTCATGGATGCCCGCGCCAAGCGCGATGGCCGTGCCATTGAAGAAATCGGCAAGTACCACCCCACCGAAGAGCCGTCGTACATCGAGGTCGCTTCCGAGCGCGCCCAGTACTGGCTTTCCGTTGGCGCCCAGCCGACCGAGCAGGTTGCTGCGATCCTCAAGATCACCGGTGACTGGCAGAAGTTCAAGGGCCTCCCGGGCCAGGAAGGCACCCTGAAGACCAAAGCTCCGAAGGAAGCCTTCGTAGCACCGGAGAAGGGTTCCGTCATCATTCCGGAAGCCATCACCAAGAAGGCCAAGAAGGACGAAGCAGAAGCTCCGGCCGAGGCTGAAGCAGAGACCACCGAGGCTGAGTAA
- the lepB gene encoding signal peptidase I has protein sequence MPDKAPENPERYDDDARVSDGTAPAAGVDASRQPDDASSVAGTAGSAGSAGDNGNPGARESTGGAHAVEKPRKNPVLVWVKEIVTVVAIALVLSFLLKTFLFRAFYIPSESMESTLDVNDRIFINLLVPEPFALQRGDVVVFKDSQNWLTPVAKEPAGPMDWVGDALEFVGLAADDNEQHLVKRVIGLPGDRVSCCDAQGRVSINGVPLDETYINPAEIPQPNAFDIVVPEGKVWVMGDNRNHSADSRAHQESNGGFINIEDIEGRATVIAWPVNRWTYLDNFPDVFRDVPESIPAK, from the coding sequence ATGCCGGACAAAGCTCCAGAGAATCCCGAGCGGTACGACGACGACGCCCGGGTCTCGGACGGAACGGCACCTGCCGCCGGGGTGGATGCTTCGCGCCAACCCGACGACGCGTCAAGTGTTGCCGGCACTGCCGGCTCTGCCGGCTCTGCTGGCGACAACGGCAATCCAGGCGCCCGTGAATCCACGGGCGGTGCCCACGCAGTGGAGAAGCCCCGCAAAAACCCTGTGCTTGTCTGGGTCAAAGAGATTGTGACCGTGGTGGCCATCGCCTTGGTGCTGTCCTTCCTGCTCAAGACTTTTCTTTTCCGGGCGTTCTACATTCCGTCGGAATCCATGGAAAGTACCCTGGACGTCAACGACCGCATCTTCATCAACCTCCTGGTTCCTGAACCTTTCGCCCTGCAACGTGGCGATGTTGTGGTGTTCAAGGACTCCCAGAACTGGCTGACGCCGGTGGCCAAAGAGCCGGCCGGCCCCATGGACTGGGTGGGGGACGCGCTGGAGTTTGTGGGGTTGGCTGCCGACGACAATGAGCAGCACCTCGTCAAGCGTGTCATCGGGCTTCCCGGGGACCGGGTTTCCTGCTGCGATGCCCAGGGTCGTGTCAGTATTAATGGTGTGCCGTTGGATGAGACGTACATCAACCCGGCGGAGATACCGCAGCCGAATGCCTTCGACATCGTTGTTCCGGAGGGCAAGGTGTGGGTGATGGGCGATAACCGCAATCATTCCGCGGACTCACGGGCCCACCAGGAGAGCAACGGCGGCTTCATCAACATTGAAGACATTGAGGGCAGGGCCACTGTCATAGCCTGGCCCGTCAATCGCTGGACCTACCTCGACAACTTTCCGGACGTCTTCCGTGATGTCCCCGAAAGCATCCCGGCAAAGTAA